The following coding sequences lie in one Rutidosis leptorrhynchoides isolate AG116_Rl617_1_P2 chromosome 4, CSIRO_AGI_Rlap_v1, whole genome shotgun sequence genomic window:
- the LOC139844955 gene encoding protein SAR DEFICIENT 1-like, with amino-acid sequence MTKRLADQPDSDRYMHNERRRRARPSLASAIGEVVKMNFIQNFCTTLEPMLRKVVHQEVENGLRRRLLLPSYYATSNSMCMKELEPSTMQLKFRKNPTLPVFTGTKILDEDGNPLEIYLFDVIKNQECTIPCALKLQIVVVDGDFPLADNKIWTGDEFEKNIVKERRGKRPLLAGDLSVTMRDGVVFIGDIELTDNSSWIRSRKFRIAARVVQGATPGLVVREAMTEAFVVKDHRGELYKKHHPPMLEDEVWRLEKIGKDGAFHKKLAANDIKNVQDFLKLSVVSETKLRKILGLGMSDKMWDTTINHARKCVLQNKLYISRGPNHTIYLNPVCQVVKVVINGESFSGNNLSTVNKAYIQKFVVEAFRNWNSLEVIEGLENETLLLTQGDMADQYSSNNPRSCELALVSDQDHVGVVGSSYYYAPGEAYNFSESSPEDQLAAKYGFIK; translated from the exons TGCAATAGGAGAAGTTGTGAAGATGAATTTCATCCAAAATTTCTGCACAACTTTAGAaccgatgcttcgaaaagtg GTACATCAGGAGGTGGAAAATGGATTAAGGAGAAGATTATTACTACCATCTTACTATGCAACGTCGAATTCCATGTGTATGAAAGAACTCGAACCGTCAACCATGCAACTCAAATTTAGGAAAAATCCAACACTGCCGGTTTTCACAGGCACCAAAATACTAGACGAAGACGGAAATCCACTTGAAATATATCTTTTCGACGTAATCAAGAATCAAGAATGTACTATTCCTTGTGCTTTAAAATTACAAATTGTTGTCGTAGATGGCGATTTCCCATTGGCAGACAATAAGATATGGACAGGTGATGAGTTTGAGAAGAATATTGTGAAGGAAAGAAGAGGAAAAAGGCCATTGCTTGCGGGCGATTTGAGTGTTACCATGAGAGATGGTGTTGTTTTCATAGGTGATATTGAGTTAACTGATAATTCAAGCTGGATTAGGAGCAGAAAGTTTAGAATTGCGGCTCGAGTTGTTCAAGGAGCGACGCCTGGATTGGTTGTACGCGAGGCTATGACTGAAGCCTTTGTAGTTAAAGATCATCGTGGTGAAC TCTACAAGAAGCATCATCCACCAATGCTTGAGGATGAGGTATGGCGCTTAGAGAAGATTGGAAAAGATGGAGCATTCCATAAGAAGCTTGCTGCAAATGATATCAAGAACGTCCAAGATTTTTTAAAGCTTTCGGTTGTCAGTGAGACTAAACTAagaaaa ATCTTAGGGCTTGGGATGTCGGATAAAATGTGGGACACAACAATTAATCATGCCAGGAAATGTGTTTTACAGAACAAGCTCTATATATCGCGTGGACCAAATCATACCATCTACTTGAACCCTGTCTGCCAAGTAGTCAAAGTGGTGATCAATGGAGAAAGCTTCAGTGGCAATAACCTTTCAACCGTAAATAAG GCTTATATTCAAAAATTTGTTGTAGAGGCTTTTCGTAATTGGAACTCTTTAGAAGTAATTGAAGGTCTTGAGAATGAAACTTTACTTTTAACACAAG GTGATATGGCCGATCAGTACTCGAGTAACAACCCAAGATCATGTGAGTTAGCCTTAGTTTCAGACCAAGATCATGTGGGTGTGGTGGGTAGCAGTTACTATTATGCTCCAGGCGAGGCTTATAACTTTTCAGAGTCTTCACCAGAAGACCAACTtgcagcaaaatacggtttcatcaAGTGA